A segment of the Candidatus Pelagisphaera phototrophica genome:
TCATCGAATTGAAAGGCCTTTTGGCAAACAAGATCAATCAGCCCCGTAAAGTGCTCCTCTGAACCGATATTGAGAAAAAGCGGGTGAGCATTCGCACCTAGCTTGGAACGCATATCCTCAACGACCCCGAGGAAATTTGCCCCGGTGCGATCCATTTTGTTCACAAACGCAATCCGCGGAACATGGTACTTGTCGGCTTGGCGCCAAACTGTCTCCGATTGGGGCTGGACTCCAGCGACCGCACAGAATACCGCAACCGCTCCATCGAGTACACGCAATGAGCGTTCAACTTCAGCTGTGAAGTCGACGTGGCCGGGAGTATCTATGATGTTTATCTGGTGATTGATCCCAGAGAACGGGCCGGATCGGCCTTCCCAGTTACAAGATATCGCAGCGGAAGTGATCGTAATACCGCGCTCACGTTCTTGTTCCATAAAGTCCGTGACGGCATTACCGTCATGGACTTCTCCTACCTTGTGAACGACTCCTGTATAATAGAGAATACGCTCAGTCGTGGTTGTCTTACCCGCATCGATATGCGCCGCAATACCTATATTGCGTGTCCACTCCATTGGCACTGGACGTCCAGAGCCATTTTTCGTGGAAATATCTGAGGGAGCTTCAACCATTTTACAAAGAACATAAGGGAGCAAAATCGATCACCAGCGAAGGTGGGCGAATGCACGATTAGACTGTGCCATCTTGTGTGTGTCTTCCTTTTTCTTAACAACCCCGCCTGTATTATTATACGCGTCGATTATTTCATTCGCGAGCGCGTCCTTCATCGGGATGCCCTTACGGGCGGCGGCAGCATTTACCATCCATCGCATGGCAAGGGATTCTTGGCGCTCGAACGGGATTTCTAAAGGCACCTGGTAGGTGGCCCCTCCAACACGCCGGCTTTTCACCTCTAAACGAGGCCGTGAGTTTTCGAGAGCTCCCAAAAGTAGATCCACTGGATCACCCTTTTCGAGCTTTTCGCTCACTTTCTCAAACGCAGCGTATACGATGCGCTCAGCCAAAGTCTTTTTCCCGTCACGCATGACGGTGTTCACTAGGTGACCCACCAGAGTGCTCCCATAACGGGAATCCGGTTTGGTTAGGCGTTTAACTGCTCTTCTACGACGTGACATTATCTAAATAATTGAATTCTTATGCCTTAGGGCGCTTGACGCCGTACTTTGACCGGCTGCGTCGACGCTTCTCCACACCCATTGCATCCAAGGTACCGCGAACGATGTGATAACGCACACCCGGTAAGTCCTTCACACGGCCGCCCCGTACAAGAACGATGCTGTGCTCCTGAAGGCTGTGTCCTTCATCAGGAATGTAGGCGATGACTTCGATGCCATTGGTCAAGCGTACTTTCGCCACTTTTCGGATGGCCGAATTTGGCTTTTTCGGCGTACGCGTCATGACTTGTACGCAAACGCCGCGTCTAAACGGATTTGAGTCAAGCGCGGGTGACTTAGACTTGGTCCGGGCCACCTTGCGGCCTTTTCTGACAAGTTGATTAATGGTTGGCATGATGAGAGATTTTTAGAAAGGAGCGTGAAGTTAGCTTAAGGCGTTACCTCGGCAAGTATTTTCTGCCGAAAAACGAGTAAAAAGCATACCCTGCCAAAATTTGGCCTGATATGCTTGAAAATCGGGCGAGCCTCTTGAGGGAAACTCCATAGTTTATCAGCTTCGATAAAATTGAGAGTTTTGCGTATTGCCGATTCGTCCCAATGACATCAAGGTAAAAACGAAGAATATGGAACAATTCGTGCTCGCCCTTCATTGCGAAGCAAAACCGATCATCCAGCACTACCGCATGAAACTATGCGGCAAGCACGGTCAGGCCCAATTTTTCGAGGGCGAAACAGCTCGGCTGGCTGTGACTGGAGTTGGCTCGTTATCGAGCACGATCGCAACAACCGCAATGGGAGAAAGATTCCCTTCAAATGATTCAACCTGGCTGAATATCGGCATTTGCGGCGGGGAAGACTTAGCGATTGGCGAGGCATTCATCGGAAACAAGATCACTTCTGACTATTCACGCGACGTATTCTATCCTCAACTTGTGGGAAAATCCCCTTGGCCTGGGATCGAAATCAAAACCCTAAATGCCCCATCGAACCGCTATGAAACCAATCGGGTGTTCGACATGGAGGCATTCGGCTTTTACACCGCCGCTCTAACATTCGCCTCTTCCGAACGCGTTCAGTGTATCAAGATCATTTCGGACAACTCTGATTCTCCCACAGGCGCTCATTTCAACAAGACGGAAATCTCAAGTCTGATTGCTTCACAGATCCCAAAAATCGATAGTTTTCTGGAGAATACAGGCTTTTCGAAAGCTGAATACTACATGAAAGGCTGGGCGAATGATCTGCTGACTACGGCGAAAACCCGCTATTCCTTTACGGAAACAGAGAGGCACCAATTATCCAGTCGGATACGCCAGTTGGATGCTCTCCTTGACCTAGAGGAAGGCCTATGCCTGCAGCTCCTCTTGAACAGCCCAAAGAAAGGCAAATTCCTCCAACAACTTCAGTTCAAAATCGACCAAGTGTCTCCACAGCGAGTCTGCTAATGTTTGATCGCATATACATAGAAGAAGCGGTTCAAAACCATCCGCGAACGCTGGAGATTCTAAAGCGCTACGATCGTGCCGAACGAATCGATTGTGGACGATACAGCGAGGTCTTTAATCCTAAGAGACAGAGCTTCCGTCTCCAAAAACAGAATCCGGCTCTCATACTAGCGGCAAAGCACGGAAACCGAGTTCTCCCTACTCCACCCGAATACGGCCTTGGAGCTGACCAGCATTACTATTTTTCGCACATGCTTAATTGCCTGTACGATTGCCGCTACTGCTTCCTCCAAGGAATGTACCAATCGGCTAACTATGTTCTTTTCGTAAACTATGAGGATTTCGTAAATGAGATCAAAGCCACTCTCGACGAGGATCCTTCCAAGCAGTGCTTCTTTTTTAGTGGATACGATTGTGACAGTCTGGCCATGGACAAGGTCACTGGTTTCACAAACGTTTTCCTTCCGTTCTTTGCCCAACACAAAAATGCTTGGCTAGAACTCCGCACAAAAAGCGTTAACATTTCTTCCCTTCTGGAACGAGAACCTATTCCAAATGTAGTAGCTGCTTACAGTTTAAACCCTGAACCAGTAGCGGATTCACTCGAACACAGAGCTCCCCTAATCAAGACACGTCTATCTGCGCTGAAAAAACTAGCTGAAGCAGGATGGGAAATTGGACTTCGTTTTGATCCGCTCATTCACTTCGAAAACGGTATTCAAAAATATAGCCAATTCATCGATCAGGTTTTCGATTCAGTTCCTCCCGTATACATCCACTCCGTAACGCTTGGAACCTTTCGTTCCCCCAAAAACGTCCTTAAAAAGATGGAGTCGCTGTATCCGAAAGAACCTTTGTTCATGGGCAATCTTCAACTAAAGAATGGAGCCATTGGCTACGAGGAAGCGATCGAACAAGCTCTATTCAGCAGCGTGGAAGAAAAGATTCTTCAATACATCCCCCCATTTAAGTACTTTCCCTGCCAGTAGGATGCCTAGTTCGAGAAATTGAACGCCGGTATCTCCAGAACAAAAAAGCCGCGACACTCGGTCGCGGCTTGAAAGTTTATCTTCGTTCTCGAGAAGCTAAATCACTTCAGAATTTTGAACCATGGATTCTGCTGCCTCCTCGGTCGGAACCTCCTCATCGATTTCACTTCCAAACGGAAGCGTGATTCGAAGATCTCGATACTGAGGAAGACCCGTTCCCGCAGGAATCAAGTGACCCATGATTACGTTTTCCTTAAACCCGAGAAGCGTGTCGATTTTACTCAATGTTGATGCGTCCGTTAATACGCGAGTCGTCTCCTGGAATGAAGCAGCCGAGATGAAACTCTCGGTTTCAATCGATGCTTTTGTAATTCCAAGCAATACCGGTTCTGCTTCCGCTGGCTTCCCACCTGCTTCAATAATCCGGTTATTTTCGCGCATGAAAGTCGTACGCTCAACTTGCTCGCCCCAGAAGAACTCAGTGTCACCCGGATCGGAGATACGAACCTTACGAAGCATTTGACGAATGATCAGCTCGATGTGCTTGTCGTTAATCGTCACCCCTTGCAGGCGATAAACTTCTTGCACTTCATTAATCAAAAACTCGTACAGACGGTTAGGCCCCAAAATATCGAGGATTTCATGAGGATCCGCAGAACCTTCGGTCAAGTGCTGGCCCTTATGCACCACATCACCTTCCTGAACAATGATCTGCTTCGCATGCGGGATCAAATGTTCCTCGTCAGTGCCCGTTTCTTCGTTGGAGACAATCAACTTTCGTTTCGCTCTAACAGTTCCACCGAAAGAAACAACCCCATCCAACCGGGCCATCTCCGCAGCTTCCTTTGGACGGCGCGCTTCGAAAAGCTCGGCGACACGTGGCAAACCACCGGTAATGTCTTTCGTCTTCGAAGCCTGTCTTGGAGTCTTCGCCAGAAGCGCTCCTTGAGCAATAATATCGCCTTCAGCAACCGATACCTGCGCTCCAGTTGGGATACTGTAAACCGCCTGTACCTTACCTGAATCGTCACAGATTTCTACGGACGGATTTAGGTCTTCCTTGTGCTCGATAATTACTGTCGCGATTCTTCCAGAACTTTCATCGAGCTCCTTTTTAATCGTAACACCGCGAATCATATCACGGAAGCGCACGGTTCCAGCCTTCTCGGAAAGATTGGGAATATTGTAGGGATCCCAACTTGCCAATACGCCACCGGCTTTGATCTCTTCCCCATCTGGAATACGGATGGCAGAACCAACTACGATATCATAGGCTTCAAGCTCACGATCATTTTTATCCAGAATCTGAATCGCTCCAGTCTTATTCAGAGCAATGAAAACAGGTCCTTCAGGAGTCTCGATATGAACCAAGCGCAATCCGCGATATTTAACACGCCCTGTATTTCTGGCGATGATACGAGGATCCGTCACAACCGAACTGGCAATACCTCCAATGTGGAAGGTACGCATGGTTAACTGCGTTCCGGGCTCACCAATAGACTGAGCCGCGACAATTCCAACTGAGTCACCAAGCTTTGCCAAATCGTTGGATGCGGGATTGATACCATAAGATTTGGAATCGATACCGTAACTTGCAGATGATGTCAGAGGCGACATCACCTTGATGCGCTCAATTCCGCAATCTTCAACTCTTTGCGCCGCCTCTTCTGAGACTAGCTCCCCTGACGTGATAATAATTTCGTCTAGATTGCTCGGATTGAAAACATCATCACAAGCACAGCGCCCTTCGATACGTTCACGCAGGCTGACAATTTCGTCATCACCTTCGAAAATAGCTCTCTTCCAAATTCCATCACGTGTACCACAGTCGTCCTCTGTGATGATAACATCCATTGCCACATCACAAAGTTTACGAGTTAGGTATCCAGCATCCGCAGTCTTAAGGGCGGTATCAGCCAATCCCTTACGAGCTCCGTGAGTAGAAATAAAGTACTCAAGTACGGTTAACCCTTCCCGGAATGAGGAAAGAATCGGTCGCTCAATGATCTCCCCTGAAGGCTTGGCCATCAGTCCGCGGGTACCACAAAGCTGGCGTACCTGGTTCGGATTACCACGAGCACCTGAATCCATCATAACGTAGACCGGATTCACTCCACCTTTTCCACCATTCGTCTGAAGTTTTTCGAAAACCGCCTTCTTGATTTCATCAGTAGCAACCGTCCAGATGTCGATGATCTTATTGTAACGTTCGCCTGTCGTAATAATTCCCTTACGGTACTGACCTTCAACTTCATCTATTTTGCCAAACGCATTGGCAACGATATCTGTCTTGGACTCGGGGATGATCATATCATCGATACCGATTGAAATACCGGCCATCGTCGCAACGTCGAAACCGAGCTTCTTAAGCCGATCCAACGAAAGTACTGTCTGCTCTGGACCCGAAACCTTATACGTATTGTTGATAATGTTTCCGAGTTCGCTCTTATCTACTTGGAAATTCAAGAAGCCCAATTCCTTTGGCCAAATCTGGCTAAATCGAATTCTTCCTATCGTAGTGGTAATCGTCTTATGTTCGCCATTTCCAAAGACCGTCTCACGTCCATAGTCTGGATTTGGAATACGGATCCAATCATGGGTCTCCCTAACCCCATCCATTTGAGCGAATAGCGCTTCATTCTCCGTCGCCGCCAGCGGAATACGTCCAGCATCCTCTTCGACGGTCCCTGGCTCCATCGTCAGATAGTACGAGCCCAGAATGACATCTTGAGAAGGAGTTAAAATCGGCTTTCCACTCGATGGAGAAAAGATGTTTCCACTCGCCATCATCAGTGTTTTGCACTCAAGAGTCGCCTCCAGTGACAACGGAACGTGTACCGCCATCTGGTCTCCGTCGAAGTCCGCATTGTACGCAGTACAAACCAATGGATGAACACGAATCGCTTCTCCTTCAATCAATACAGGTTCAAAAGCCTGGATGGAAAGTCTGTGCAGTGTAGGTGCACGGTTCAATAAAACCGGGTGCCCCTTGGTCACTTCTTCAAGTATGTCCCAAACTTCTGGAGACTTCTTCTCAATCATGCGACGAGCTCCACGAACGGTATGAACAAAACCAAGTTCCTTCAAACGCCGGATAATGAAAGGTTCGAAAAGCACCAAAGCCATTTTCTTTGGCAAACCACACTGGTGCAGGCGAAGCTCTGGGCCAATAACGATTACCGAACGTCCCGAGTAGTCGACACGCTTGCCGAGAAGGTTCTGGCGAAAACGACCTTGCTTACCTTTGAGCATATCACTCAAAGATTTTAGCGGACGGTTTCCAGCACCGGTAACGGGACGACCATGGCGACCATTATCGAATAGCGCATCGACCGCCTCCTGAAGCATACGCTTCTCATTGTGGATAATCACATCCGGCGTTTTCAACTGCATCAAGTTCTTAAGGCGGTTGTTACGATTTATTACACGACGGTACAGATCGTTCAGGTCCGATGTAGCGAAGCGCCCACCTTCCAATGGGACCAAAGGACGCAGATCTGGTGGAATCACTGGGAGAACCTCCTGAATCATCCACTCGGGACGAGACGATGATTTTATGAATCCCTGAATAACCTTAAGTCGTTTCGCTAACTTCTTTTTAATCTGCTTCGATTTGGTGCTCCGCATCGACTCCTGAAGCTCCAGAACAGTACCCGGCATATCCATTACAGACAGCACTTCGCGTAAGGCTTCCGCACCCATCTTAGCAACGAAGGAATCGTCGCCGTATTCCTCCACCGCTTGCAGGTACTCTTGATCCGTCAAAAGCTGCTTTTCCTCAAGAGGAGTACGTCCTGGATCAGTGACCATGAAAGCTTCATAGTAAATGACGCGTTCTAGGCTGCGGGCAGTCATATCAAGCAACAAGCCAAGACGAGATGGCATGCTTTTCAAAAACCAGATGTGAGTAACAGGGACCGCGAGTTCGATATGACCCATACGGGAACGACGAACACGAGATACCGTAACTTCTACTCCGCAACGATCACAAATGACTCCTTTGTACTTAATTCGCTTATACTTGCCACACGCACACTCGTAGTCGCGGACGGGGCCGAAAATTCGTTGGCAAAACAGGCCACCTGGCTCTGGCTTAAAGGTACGATAGTTAATCGTTTCTGGGTTCTTGACCTCTCCACGAGACCAGGAACGGATCGTTTCCGTAGATGCGACGTTAATCGTTACGCAATCGAAGTTCGATTCACGTTCGATACCGAGGGTTTCTTGGGCTTCTTGGCTAGACATTATTTGTTCCTAGTTAAATTTATTCTACTTGTACTCCAGTTCGCTTTGACGACCTAGTTTGACATCCAAACCGAGCGACTGTATTTCTTTAATCAGTACATTAAATGACTCCGGCGTTCCTGCCTGAAGAGTCGAATCACCCTTTACAAGAGATTCGTAAATCTTGGTACGACCTTGAACATCATCGGATTTGACTGTGAGAAGCTCTTGAAGAGTATAGGCCGCTCCATAGGCTTCGAGAGCCCAGACCTCCATTTCTCCGAAACGCTGGCCACCGTACTGAGCTTTACCACCCAGTGGTTGCTGAGTAACCAATGAATAAGGACCAACCGCACGAGCATGGATCTTATGAGAAACCAAGTGATTCAGTTTCATCATATAAACCCAGCCTACGACCACTTCCTGATCTAGCTTCTCTCCAGAGCGGCCATCGTAAAGGACACTCTTACCTGTCGTTGGCAATCCAGCATCCGCCAAGTGCTGACGAACGGTAACTTCTGGAATACCATCAAAGACCGGCGTCGAAACCTTCATTCCCAGCACTTTACAGGCCCAGCCCATGTGGGTTTCCAAAACCTGTCCGACATTCATTCGGGAGGGAACCCCCAACGGATTTAGACAGATTTGAATCGGAGTGCCATCGGGAAGATAGGGCATGTCTTCCTCAGGAACGATCTTCGCGACAACACCTTTGTTACCGTGACGCCCTGCCATTTTGTCACCTACCTTAAGTTTTTCCTTGGTAGCGATATAGACCTTAACCTGCTTGATCACACCTTGTGTAGAATCATCACCGGTTTCAATATTAGCAGTCTTTCGCTCGCGATCGGATTCCAACTCATCGAACTTACCTTGATAAGAACTGATGATCTCCATGATCTTTATACGAACTGGCGAGGGATCGATTTCTACGTGCTTGGAGACAGCGGCCAGTTTACGAAGAAGTGTTTTCGTGATCTTGCGATTCGCAGGGATGATGATTTCGCCGTTCTGGCCATTGACCACATCCAATGGAATTTTCTCCCCCAAAAGAATGTTAGACAGCGCTTCGGTCAGTCCCTCGCGAAGCTTATCCATCTGAGTCTTGTATTCCTCATTGATCTGCTTCACCTGACGACGTCGATCCGAAGGGCTCAAACGTTCGCGTTCGTAGTCAATACGACTCGAAACTTTCACGTCCATTATGATACCTTCAACACCTGATGGCACGACGAGAGAGGTATCTTTAACATCCGCGGCCTTTTCACCAAAGATGGCGCGCAGCAGCTTCTCTTCCGGAGCGAGTTCAGTCTCGCTCTTAGGTGTAATTTTACCCACCAGAATATCACCTGGATGCACTTCAGCCCCGACGCGAATAACCCCGTCGTGATTCAGGTTCCGCAGAGCTTCCTCCCCGACGTTCGGAATGTCTCGAGTGATTTCTTCCGGTCCGAGCTTCGTGTCTCGAGCAGTTACTTCAAATTCAGCTACGTGGATCGAAGTGTAGATGTCATCCTTCAGTACTTTTTCAGATATAAGAATAGCATCCTCAAAGTTGTATCCGTTCCACGGCATGAACGCCACCAGGATATTTCGGCCGAGAGCTAGCTCACCCTGTTGAGTGCAGGGGCCGTCCGCTACGATGTCGCCCGCTTTGACTGGCTGACCCTTGGAAACAATCGGTTTCTGGTTAAAGCAGGTGCCCGCATTGGACCGCATAAACTTACGCAGTTCAATTACATGAACACCGTTTGCATCATCCGATACAGGTTTGCTAAAAAAGTGCTCCGGTAAATTTCCATCGTCTGTAATGACAATCTTGTTTGCGTCCACAGAAGCCACGATTCCATCGTGATCTGTCACGCATACCGTCTTCGAGTCACGAGCAACGCGCTCTTCGATTCCAGTTCCCACCAATGGAGAATCCGCTTTTAGAAGTGGAACCCCTTGACGTTGCATGTTTGAACCCATGAGGGCTCGGTTAGCATCGTCATGCTCGAGGAAAGGAATCAGTCCTGCCGCAACCGATACGAGCTGCTTAGGCGAAACGTCCATGAAATTGACTTGTTCCTTGTCGACCTCGAGAAACTCTCCGCTTTGACGAACCGTCACTTTGCCAACAAAATTACCTTTGTCGTCCAGTTCAGAATTAGCCTGGGCAATGATCTTGCCTTCTTCCTGGTCCGCATTAAGATAGCGAATTTCCTCTGATACTCTGCCCTTCTCGACTACACGGTATGGGGTTTCGATAAAGCCAAACTCGTTGACGCGAGCAAATGTTGAGAGCGAATTGATAAGACCGATATTGGGTCCTTCAGGCGTCTCAATAGGACAAATACGACCGTAGTGAGAAGGATGCACGTCGCGCACTTCGAATCCCGCACGTTCACGATTCAAACCACCTGGCCCAAGAGCGGATAGACGCCTTTTGTGCGTCAGTTCAGCCAATGGATTGATTTGGTCCATAAACTGGGACAACTGGCTGCGCGCAAAGAAATCGCGAATTACCGTCGTCAGCGCTTTAGGATTAATCAGCTTCTGTGGTGTTATCGAATCAACACTTTGATCATAGAGGGTCATGCGCTCGCGCACAAGACGCTCTGTACGAGAAAGACCGAGACGACACTGGTTGGCGAGAAGTTCACCAACGGTTCGCACACGACGACTTCCCAAGTGATCGATATCATCCAGATAACCTTCGCCACCTTTGAGCTTAATCAGGTACTTTGTGGCGAGCACAATGTCATCGCCTTCCAACGTTCGCTGCTCGACATCAACATCCATCTCTAGCTTTTGATTAATCTTGTAGCGGCCAACGCGTCCAAGATCGTAGCGCTTGGGATCAAAGAAAAGCCGCTTCAACAACGCCTTCGCATTTGCCGTCGTCGGTGGTTCACCCGGGCGAAGACGCTTGTAGATTTCCTTGAGAGCCTCTTCCTCGTTTTGGGTAGTGTCCTTCTTGAGAGCTCTAACGATTGCCCCTTCATCCGATGAAGTGTCTATGATCTTCAGTGCGGGAATACCATGAGACTCAAACTCTCTTACAATCGCTTTTGTTAACGGCTCAAAAGCACGGGCGATGACCACTCCTTTTTCCGCGTCAACGGCATCCTCAACCAAGACATACTGACTGACATTCTCCTTGGACATGGCTTCGCCTACCGGCATCTCCTCGATCGAATAGAATAGATTGAGAATATCGATGTCCGAGCTGTACCCTACCGCTCTTAATAGAGTTGTAATAAGGAACTTGCGACGACGACGACGGCGGTCGAGATAAACGTAGAGCAGATCATTATTGTCGAACTGCACTTCAAGCCAAGTACCACGATCGGGAATCACCCGATAGGAATGAAGTAGCTTACCGTTAGTATGCGGCGTCACTTCATAGCAAATCCCAGGGGAACGGTGTAACTGGCTAACAACCACGCGCTCGGCGCCGTTAATAATGAACGACCCCCGGCTTGTAACCATGGGCATCTCACCCATGTAAATTTCTTCATCCTTGAGGTTGTCTTCTTCACGCAAACGAAGCTTAACGTACAGGGGAACCGAATAAGTGATGCCCTCACGGATACACTCAATTTCGGTCGCCTTCGGGTCTCCAATCGTGTAAGAAACGAATTCCAGAACAAGACGCCCATCATAGCTTTCGATGGGGAAGACTTCGCGAAAGACAGCCTCGATACCGTCGTTCTTTCGTTCGAGTATCGGGGTGTCCTTCTGCAGAAAATCCAGGTAGGAGTTGATCTGAATTTCAATCAGATTTGGTGGACTTAGAGTGTCCTTGAGTTTTCCGAAATTGATGCGGTCGGCCATGGCGATTTCTTGCGTGAAAAGCTAGATTAGATGCGTGATTATGTTGGAAAAACAGTCGAGAAAAGATGGATTCCCGGCTGGCATTTAGAGACAGGAAAGACAGGCGCACGAAAACGCGCCTGTCTTACTGAGAAAGCTGTTTGGAACAGTACTGAGCAATGTTATTTGAGTTCTACCTTTGCGCCAGCAGCTTCGAGCTTGGATTTGATTTCTGCAGCTTCGTCCTTGGAAGCGGCTTCTTTGACTGTCTTCGGAGCACCCTCAACGAGGTCCTTAGCGTCCTTCAGGCCAAGACCGGTGATCGCACGCACTTCCTTGATCACATTGATCTTCTTAGCGCCGGCCTCGGCGAGGATAACGTCGAATTCAGTCTTTTCTTCTGCGGCTTCAGCGGCTTCTCCTCCACCTGCGCCAGGAGCAGCAGCTACGGCTACGGGAGCAGCGGCACTAACGCCCCACTTTTCTTCCAGGTCTTTAACGAGTCCGGCAATATCTAGCACGGACTGGTTGCTAAGCCACTCGATTACGTCTTCTTTTTTTAGGTCTGCCATTTTATTTTTGATCGGCTAGTTTGGTATTCCTCTTTTAAGGCCAAATCCGGCCCTAGCCTGTATCTTTAGTTATTTGGTTTTTGTGAGACGAAGGCACCCAAGCCCCCGAAATGATAAAAGTTAGTTTCCGCCCTCCGCGTCGACTTTCGCCTGAAGAACATTGAGAACGTTCTGTGGAACCGCATTGATGACGAACACCAACTGCTGCCCAGGTTGACTGAGCAAGCCAAGGAGTTGGGCACGAAGCGCTTCGATCGAAGGCAACTTAGAAAGAGCGACTACCTCGTCACTCCCCAGTCGCTGGTTGCTGAGAACACCCACCTTGACTTCAATTTTTTCCTCTTTCGCAAAGAATTTAGTCAACACCTTGGCGACACCGGAAGGATTTTTACCTCCAATCACAATCGCATTCTGACCCGTAAGGTGGTCATCAAGCTCGGGGAACCCACGGCCTTTCGCGGCCACTTTGAGTATGTTGTTTTTGATGACATGAAATTCAGCCTCTTCTGCTGCGAGTTGTCCACGTAGACTCGCAATATCAGGAACAGTCGCACGCTCATAGTCGGCAACAAATACGTAATCAGATTTGTCGAGATGAGAATTTATCTCATCTACTAGAAATTGTTTTTCCGGTCTCATTGTGTAACGTTTCTAGTTAAATTTTAGTATTTCGAATATTCGGATCCCGCTATTTTCAAGCCCGGGGTCATCGTGCCGGAGATACTCGCACTTCGAATGTACCGACCTTTGAAGCCTGCTGGCCTAGCTTTGCCGATCGCATCCAAAATCGCGTTTACGTTTTCAGCGATTTGCTCTTTTGAGAAGGATCGTTTTCCAACGCCTACTCCCAAGGTAGCGCTCTTATCCAACTTGAACTCCACTCGACCAGCCATCACTTCCTTAATCGCTTTATCGATATCTGGCGAGACCGTGCCTGCCTTTGGGTTTGGCATCAGGCCTTTTGGACCGAGAACACGGGCGATCTTACGAACCTCCTTCATGGCATCCGGTGTCGCGACCGCCACATCAAAATCAACCCAGCCTCCTTGGACCTTTTCGATCATGTCTTCCAGTCCCGCTTCCGTCGCTCCCGCAGCTTTCGCTGCTTCAACATCGGAAGTGAATGCCAAGACACGAACCGTCTTTCCACTCCCGTGAGGC
Coding sequences within it:
- the rpoC gene encoding DNA-directed RNA polymerase subunit beta', coding for MSSQEAQETLGIERESNFDCVTINVASTETIRSWSRGEVKNPETINYRTFKPEPGGLFCQRIFGPVRDYECACGKYKRIKYKGVICDRCGVEVTVSRVRRSRMGHIELAVPVTHIWFLKSMPSRLGLLLDMTARSLERVIYYEAFMVTDPGRTPLEEKQLLTDQEYLQAVEEYGDDSFVAKMGAEALREVLSVMDMPGTVLELQESMRSTKSKQIKKKLAKRLKVIQGFIKSSSRPEWMIQEVLPVIPPDLRPLVPLEGGRFATSDLNDLYRRVINRNNRLKNLMQLKTPDVIIHNEKRMLQEAVDALFDNGRHGRPVTGAGNRPLKSLSDMLKGKQGRFRQNLLGKRVDYSGRSVIVIGPELRLHQCGLPKKMALVLFEPFIIRRLKELGFVHTVRGARRMIEKKSPEVWDILEEVTKGHPVLLNRAPTLHRLSIQAFEPVLIEGEAIRVHPLVCTAYNADFDGDQMAVHVPLSLEATLECKTLMMASGNIFSPSSGKPILTPSQDVILGSYYLTMEPGTVEEDAGRIPLAATENEALFAQMDGVRETHDWIRIPNPDYGRETVFGNGEHKTITTTIGRIRFSQIWPKELGFLNFQVDKSELGNIINNTYKVSGPEQTVLSLDRLKKLGFDVATMAGISIGIDDMIIPESKTDIVANAFGKIDEVEGQYRKGIITTGERYNKIIDIWTVATDEIKKAVFEKLQTNGGKGGVNPVYVMMDSGARGNPNQVRQLCGTRGLMAKPSGEIIERPILSSFREGLTVLEYFISTHGARKGLADTALKTADAGYLTRKLCDVAMDVIITEDDCGTRDGIWKRAIFEGDDEIVSLRERIEGRCACDDVFNPSNLDEIIITSGELVSEEAAQRVEDCGIERIKVMSPLTSSASYGIDSKSYGINPASNDLAKLGDSVGIVAAQSIGEPGTQLTMRTFHIGGIASSVVTDPRIIARNTGRVKYRGLRLVHIETPEGPVFIALNKTGAIQILDKNDRELEAYDIVVGSAIRIPDGEEIKAGGVLASWDPYNIPNLSEKAGTVRFRDMIRGVTIKKELDESSGRIATVIIEHKEDLNPSVEICDDSGKVQAVYSIPTGAQVSVAEGDIIAQGALLAKTPRQASKTKDITGGLPRVAELFEARRPKEAAEMARLDGVVSFGGTVRAKRKLIVSNEETGTDEEHLIPHAKQIIVQEGDVVHKGQHLTEGSADPHEILDILGPNRLYEFLINEVQEVYRLQGVTINDKHIELIIRQMLRKVRISDPGDTEFFWGEQVERTTFMRENNRIIEAGGKPAEAEPVLLGITKASIETESFISAASFQETTRVLTDASTLSKIDTLLGFKENVIMGHLIPAGTGLPQYRDLRITLPFGSEIDEEVPTEEAAESMVQNSEVI
- the rpsL gene encoding 30S ribosomal protein S12, with protein sequence MPTINQLVRKGRKVARTKSKSPALDSNPFRRGVCVQVMTRTPKKPNSAIRKVAKVRLTNGIEVIAYIPDEGHSLQEHSIVLVRGGRVKDLPGVRYHIVRGTLDAMGVEKRRRSRSKYGVKRPKA
- a CDS encoding SPL family radical SAM protein, which translates into the protein MFDRIYIEEAVQNHPRTLEILKRYDRAERIDCGRYSEVFNPKRQSFRLQKQNPALILAAKHGNRVLPTPPEYGLGADQHYYFSHMLNCLYDCRYCFLQGMYQSANYVLFVNYEDFVNEIKATLDEDPSKQCFFFSGYDCDSLAMDKVTGFTNVFLPFFAQHKNAWLELRTKSVNISSLLEREPIPNVVAAYSLNPEPVADSLEHRAPLIKTRLSALKKLAEAGWEIGLRFDPLIHFENGIQKYSQFIDQVFDSVPPVYIHSVTLGTFRSPKNVLKKMESLYPKEPLFMGNLQLKNGAIGYEEAIEQALFSSVEEKILQYIPPFKYFPCQ
- the rpsG gene encoding 30S ribosomal protein S7, producing MSRRRRAVKRLTKPDSRYGSTLVGHLVNTVMRDGKKTLAERIVYAAFEKVSEKLEKGDPVDLLLGALENSRPRLEVKSRRVGGATYQVPLEIPFERQESLAMRWMVNAAAARKGIPMKDALANEIIDAYNNTGGVVKKKEDTHKMAQSNRAFAHLRW